One window of the Nitrospira sp. genome contains the following:
- the tsaE gene encoding tRNA (adenosine(37)-N6)-threonylcarbamoyltransferase complex ATPase subunit type 1 TsaE gives MRSRTSAQRSRPTTAAPRKARAATPPRAASSAPWTVALPSRTATEAFGRIIGRSLAGGETLALSGELGAGKTALVRGIATGLGTPSNQVTSPTFVLIHEYEGRLPLIHVDLYRLRSGAEAEGIGLQEYFHGNIVTAIEWADKFPELLPSDRFELTLQHNTPTTRTARMTAHGPRACTLLAALKQAARQRRRAATPSASRKTATGRGRPRTS, from the coding sequence ATGCGCTCACGAACATCGGCTCAGCGTAGCCGGCCCACGACCGCCGCACCACGGAAGGCCCGCGCGGCTACGCCGCCACGCGCTGCGTCGTCTGCGCCCTGGACGGTGGCGCTCCCCTCCCGCACCGCCACAGAAGCATTCGGCCGGATTATCGGGCGATCACTGGCCGGCGGCGAAACCCTGGCCCTCTCCGGAGAACTCGGCGCCGGGAAAACGGCTCTCGTGCGCGGCATTGCAACAGGACTGGGCACGCCGTCGAATCAGGTGACCAGCCCGACCTTCGTCCTGATCCACGAATACGAGGGACGGCTCCCGCTGATTCACGTGGATCTCTATCGCCTACGGAGCGGAGCGGAAGCCGAAGGAATCGGGCTGCAAGAATACTTTCATGGGAACATCGTCACGGCGATCGAATGGGCCGACAAGTTCCCGGAATTATTGCCGAGCGATCGGTTTGAACTCACGTTACAGCACAACACACCGACGACGAGAACTGCGCGCATGACCGCTCACGGACCGCGCGCCTGCACGTTGCTCGCAGCACTCAAACAAGCCGCTCGACAACGCCGGCGCGCGGCCACACCCAGCGCATCGCGCAAGACGGCCACCGGGAGAGGGAGACCCCGCACATCATGA
- a CDS encoding pyridoxine 5'-phosphate synthase has translation MARLGVNIDHIATLRQARGGTDPDPLAAAVLVELAGADGLVVHLREDRRHIQDRDLTLLREIVRTKLDLEMAADEAMVKIALTIKPDLVTLVPEKRQELTTEGGLDVAGLKERMQTTVSMLHDAGIPVSLFIEPDLNQIKAAHKISADFVELHTGRYANATKSKEADAEFEAITQAAKLAYKLGMGVNAGHGLNYRNVARLTHIPEIVEYNIGHSIIARAVLVGLDQAVKEMKALLG, from the coding sequence ATGGCCAGGCTGGGCGTTAATATTGACCATATCGCGACCCTTCGCCAAGCTCGGGGCGGGACCGATCCGGATCCCTTGGCCGCAGCGGTCCTCGTCGAACTCGCCGGGGCCGATGGCCTCGTCGTACACTTACGCGAAGATCGGCGGCACATTCAGGACCGCGACCTCACGCTCTTACGGGAGATCGTCCGGACCAAGTTGGACCTGGAAATGGCCGCCGATGAAGCCATGGTCAAGATTGCGCTGACCATAAAACCGGACTTGGTCACCCTGGTCCCGGAAAAACGACAGGAGCTGACGACCGAGGGCGGTCTGGATGTGGCAGGGCTGAAAGAGCGTATGCAGACCACCGTCTCCATGCTGCACGATGCCGGAATCCCCGTCAGTCTCTTCATCGAGCCCGATCTCAATCAGATCAAAGCGGCGCACAAGATTTCGGCCGACTTCGTCGAGCTGCACACCGGGCGCTATGCCAACGCCACCAAGTCGAAAGAGGCCGATGCGGAATTCGAGGCGATCACCCAGGCCGCCAAGCTCGCCTACAAGCTGGGCATGGGCGTCAACGCCGGACACGGCCTCAATTACCGCAACGTCGCACGGCTGACGCATATTCCTGAAATCGTGGAGTACAACATCGGGCACAGCATCATCGCCCGCGCCGTCCTCGTCGGCCTCGACCAGGCAGTCAAAGAAATGAAAGCGCTGCTCGGCTAG
- a CDS encoding LapA family protein: MIRLILVGILLLLSLAFFLQNQEQEVTLRYFFGLLEASTLIYKPILTAFAVGLLVSGILLFPPWVRGRIELRRKTKALQDAEVDLERARQSLEKLTGRSSSTPGPARDLVDE, translated from the coding sequence ATGATTCGGCTCATCTTGGTCGGAATTCTGCTGCTCCTTTCCCTGGCGTTTTTTCTCCAAAATCAGGAACAGGAAGTCACCTTGCGGTACTTCTTCGGTCTACTGGAAGCCTCCACCCTGATCTACAAACCGATCCTCACCGCCTTCGCTGTCGGCCTGCTCGTGTCCGGCATTCTGTTATTCCCCCCATGGGTGCGCGGCCGAATTGAACTCCGCCGCAAGACCAAAGCGCTGCAAGATGCCGAAGTGGATCTGGAGCGTGCGCGCCAGTCGCTCGAAAAGCTGACCGGCCGTTCGAGTTCAACCCCCGGGCCCGCGCGAGATCTCGTCGATGAGTGA
- a CDS encoding aspartate kinase, which produces MALIVQKYGGTSVGTIERIHRVAERVAQSHRAGDQVVVVLSAMSGETDRLIKLAHEAAATPDDREMDMLLSTGERVTVALLAMDLRGRGLNARSYTGRQVGIVTDSAHTKARIARVSADRLREALAKGIIPVVAGFQGINEQSDVTTLGRGGSDLSAVALAAALKADRCIIFTDVDGVYTSDPNVVPAARRIDKISYEEMLEMASLGAKVLQARSVEFAAKFNVPVEVNSSFKEGKGTLVTREDADMEAVAVAGVTGDRNQAKITMVGVPDKPGIAAKIFGPVAQANINVDMIIQNVSQDALTDLSFTVPRADLRAATPLLQGVAKDVGARSVAITEAIAKVSLIGVGMRSHSGVAAKMFEVLSREGVNIMMISTSEIKISCVIDEKYLELAMRSLHTAFGLDRVPPGDRPNK; this is translated from the coding sequence GTGGCGTTGATTGTTCAGAAATACGGCGGGACCTCGGTCGGCACGATCGAACGGATCCATCGGGTCGCAGAGCGGGTCGCGCAGTCGCATCGTGCCGGAGACCAGGTGGTCGTCGTGTTGTCTGCGATGAGCGGCGAGACGGATCGATTGATCAAGCTTGCGCACGAGGCGGCCGCTACGCCCGATGACCGTGAGATGGACATGCTGTTGTCCACGGGGGAGCGTGTGACCGTGGCGCTCTTGGCGATGGATCTTCGTGGTCGCGGATTGAATGCCCGGTCCTACACCGGACGGCAAGTCGGCATTGTCACCGACAGCGCCCACACCAAGGCCCGGATTGCGCGGGTCTCCGCCGACCGGCTTCGCGAGGCGTTGGCAAAAGGCATCATTCCCGTGGTGGCGGGGTTCCAGGGCATCAATGAACAGTCGGATGTCACAACGCTGGGGCGTGGCGGGTCTGATCTGTCTGCGGTGGCCTTGGCTGCGGCGTTGAAAGCCGATCGGTGCATCATCTTTACCGATGTGGACGGGGTCTACACCTCGGATCCCAATGTGGTGCCTGCGGCGCGGCGGATCGATAAGATTTCATATGAAGAAATGTTGGAAATGGCCAGCCTCGGCGCGAAGGTGCTGCAGGCCAGATCGGTGGAGTTCGCCGCGAAGTTCAATGTCCCGGTTGAGGTGAACTCGAGCTTTAAAGAAGGAAAGGGGACTCTCGTGACACGTGAAGATGCGGACATGGAAGCGGTGGCGGTGGCGGGAGTTACGGGAGACCGGAACCAGGCAAAAATCACGATGGTCGGTGTGCCCGACAAGCCCGGCATCGCGGCAAAAATTTTCGGGCCCGTCGCCCAGGCCAACATCAACGTCGACATGATCATTCAGAATGTCAGCCAGGATGCGTTGACGGACTTGTCGTTCACCGTTCCTCGGGCGGATTTGCGCGCTGCCACTCCGCTGCTCCAAGGTGTGGCCAAAGATGTCGGGGCCAGAAGTGTGGCGATTACCGAAGCGATTGCCAAGGTCTCACTCATCGGCGTGGGTATGCGCTCGCATTCAGGTGTCGCGGCGAAGATGTTCGAGGTGTTATCCCGTGAAGGGGTCAACATCATGATGATCAGCACGTCGGAGATCAAAATCTCCTGCGTCATCGACGAGAAGTATTTGGAATTGGCCATGCGTTCACTGCATACGGCATTTGGCCTTGATCGGGTTCCACCAGGAGACCGGCCGAACAAGTAA
- the thrC gene encoding threonine synthase, with amino-acid sequence MARWRGIIEEYRKFLPVTGATPIISLGEGNTPLIRAERLAKAIAPGVDLYLKFEGANPTGSFKDRGMTLAISKAVEQGARAVMCASTGNTSASAAAYGARAGLAVYVLIPAGKIALGKLSQAMMHQATVIQIEGNFDQALTIVKDLSVAHHIELVNSINPFRIEGQKTAAFEVCDQLGDAPHLHVLPVGNAGNITAYWKGYREYRAANQTTKLPRMMGFQAAGAAPMVLGRVVEEPQTIATAIRIGNPASWAAASTAVEESSGAIDLVTDEEILQAYTLVAATEGVFCEPASAASVAGVTKLGRAGKLREGETVVCTLTGHGLKDADTAISVSKPPLTVKATSSDVARLLNAR; translated from the coding sequence ATGGCTCGTTGGCGCGGCATTATTGAGGAGTATCGAAAGTTTCTTCCGGTGACGGGGGCGACGCCGATCATCAGTTTGGGGGAAGGCAATACGCCGCTCATTCGCGCGGAACGTTTGGCGAAGGCGATTGCCCCGGGTGTCGACCTCTACTTGAAATTCGAGGGGGCCAATCCCACCGGCTCATTCAAAGACCGCGGGATGACGCTGGCGATCTCGAAGGCGGTGGAGCAGGGCGCGCGCGCGGTCATGTGCGCATCGACCGGCAATACCTCCGCCTCCGCCGCGGCCTACGGGGCCCGCGCCGGGCTGGCTGTCTATGTGTTGATCCCTGCGGGCAAGATCGCGCTCGGGAAACTGTCGCAAGCCATGATGCATCAGGCGACGGTTATCCAAATCGAAGGCAATTTCGATCAGGCCCTGACGATCGTCAAAGATCTCTCGGTCGCGCACCATATTGAGCTGGTCAATTCCATCAATCCCTTTCGAATCGAAGGCCAGAAGACGGCCGCCTTTGAAGTCTGCGATCAATTGGGGGATGCGCCGCATCTTCATGTGTTGCCGGTCGGGAATGCCGGGAACATTACGGCCTATTGGAAAGGCTATCGTGAGTATCGGGCCGCGAATCAGACGACCAAGTTGCCGCGCATGATGGGCTTTCAGGCGGCGGGAGCCGCCCCGATGGTCTTGGGTCGGGTGGTGGAAGAACCGCAAACGATCGCCACAGCCATTCGTATCGGGAATCCGGCAAGCTGGGCCGCGGCGTCGACCGCGGTGGAGGAATCATCCGGCGCGATCGACCTGGTCACCGATGAAGAAATTCTTCAAGCCTATACGCTGGTGGCGGCCACGGAGGGCGTGTTTTGCGAGCCGGCTTCTGCCGCGTCCGTCGCAGGGGTGACGAAGCTGGGCCGAGCCGGGAAATTGCGGGAAGGGGAGACGGTGGTATGTACGCTGACCGGACACGGATTGAAAGATGCCGATACGGCGATCAGCGTGTCGAAACCGCCGTTGACTGTCAAGGCGACATCCTCGGATGTTGCCCGGTTATTAAACGCGCGATGA
- the alaC gene encoding alanine transaminase has product MGLGDGFYRLKRLPPYVFAQVQSLKLEARQRGEDVIDFGMGNPDQPTPPHIVDKLIEAARKGKNHRYSASRGITKLRQAICGWYKRNYNVELDPETEAIVTIGSKEGLAHLALAMIGPGDVVLTPTPTYPIHMYSFIIAGGEVRGIELRQDSDFFEDLQRVYRQTMPRPKILVINFPHNPTTAVVDISFFKKIVAFAKERNVIVIHDLAYADLVFDGYKAPSFLQVPGAKDIGVEFYTLSKAYNMPGWRVGFCVGNREVVGALAKIKSYLDYGIFQPVQIASVIALNGPQDCVKETVLRYQKRRDVLVGGLNRIGWQVTKPLATMFVWAQIPQAYRHMGSLEFSKLLLREAKVAVSPGIGFGEGGDEYVRFGLVENEHRTRQAVRGIKKVLKLEGSEE; this is encoded by the coding sequence ATGGGTTTGGGCGATGGGTTTTATCGGTTAAAGCGACTTCCGCCATATGTGTTTGCTCAGGTGCAGAGCCTCAAGTTAGAAGCTCGACAACGCGGAGAGGATGTCATCGATTTCGGGATGGGCAATCCCGACCAGCCGACTCCGCCTCACATCGTCGACAAGCTGATTGAAGCCGCCCGCAAAGGCAAGAACCACCGCTACTCGGCGTCGCGCGGCATCACCAAGCTGCGTCAGGCGATTTGCGGTTGGTACAAGCGGAATTACAATGTCGAGCTGGATCCCGAAACGGAAGCCATTGTCACGATCGGATCCAAGGAAGGCCTGGCCCATCTTGCGCTGGCGATGATCGGTCCCGGCGACGTGGTCCTCACGCCCACGCCGACGTACCCTATCCATATGTATAGCTTCATCATTGCCGGGGGCGAGGTGCGCGGGATCGAACTGCGCCAGGACAGCGATTTTTTTGAGGATTTGCAACGGGTCTATCGGCAGACGATGCCGCGTCCAAAAATCCTGGTCATCAACTTCCCGCACAATCCCACGACCGCGGTGGTCGATATTTCATTCTTTAAGAAGATTGTCGCGTTTGCCAAAGAGCGCAACGTGATCGTCATTCACGATCTCGCCTATGCCGATCTGGTGTTTGATGGCTATAAGGCGCCGAGTTTTCTCCAGGTCCCCGGCGCGAAGGATATCGGCGTCGAGTTCTATACGCTGTCGAAGGCCTACAATATGCCCGGATGGCGGGTGGGATTTTGTGTCGGCAATCGAGAAGTGGTCGGAGCCTTGGCGAAGATCAAGAGCTATCTCGATTACGGTATTTTTCAACCGGTCCAGATTGCCAGTGTCATCGCGCTGAACGGGCCTCAGGACTGCGTCAAAGAGACGGTGTTGCGCTATCAGAAGCGGCGGGATGTGTTGGTGGGCGGCTTGAACCGGATCGGGTGGCAGGTGACCAAACCCCTGGCGACGATGTTTGTGTGGGCGCAGATTCCGCAGGCCTATCGGCATATGGGGTCGTTGGAGTTCTCGAAGTTGTTGTTGCGCGAGGCAAAGGTAGCGGTCTCTCCCGGCATCGGGTTCGGCGAGGGTGGCGATGAGTATGTGCGATTCGGGCTGGTCGAAAACGAACATCGAACCAGGCAGGCGGTTCGGGGGATTAAGAAGGTGTTGAAGCTCGAAGGGTCGGAGGAATGA
- a CDS encoding homoserine dehydrogenase has product MKTRIGVGLIGFGTVGTGVAKVLFENAALIRRRVGVPVELLRIADLDITRDRGVAVPPGVLTTDVKQVLADPAIDIVIELVGGYDFAKRVMLDAIAAGKHVVTANKALLALHGEEIFAAAESRHVDLGFEASVGGGIPVIRALTEGLAANRIESIYGIINGTSNYILSRMTRDGHSFDAVLKDAQQAGYAEADPTFDVAGIDSAHKLAILANLAFGTPINFKEIYTEGITNITEQDIAYAREFGYTIKLLGIAKLHDGAVEARVHPTMVPSDSPIAKVEGVYNAIHLVGDAVGDVILHGRGAGSMPTGSAVVSDVIAIGRNLLKGAAGRVPPASFQQDQRRPIRIKPMEEISSLYYLRFMVLDRPGVLAQIAGELGRCEISISSMLQQGRREGQTVPVVIKTHMAKERDVQKAIREINRQAFISEPATLIRVEGKDE; this is encoded by the coding sequence ATGAAAACCCGCATCGGTGTCGGACTGATCGGATTCGGAACCGTCGGAACCGGCGTCGCGAAAGTCTTGTTCGAGAACGCGGCCTTGATTCGTCGGCGGGTCGGCGTTCCGGTCGAGCTCCTGCGGATCGCCGATCTCGACATCACCCGTGATCGCGGAGTGGCGGTGCCGCCCGGCGTGTTGACGACGGATGTGAAGCAGGTCCTTGCCGATCCGGCAATCGATATCGTGATCGAGCTGGTCGGCGGCTACGATTTTGCCAAGCGTGTGATGCTCGACGCCATTGCCGCCGGCAAACATGTCGTCACGGCCAATAAAGCGCTTCTGGCGTTGCACGGAGAGGAAATCTTTGCCGCGGCGGAGTCCCGTCATGTGGACCTTGGCTTCGAAGCCAGCGTGGGCGGCGGAATCCCGGTCATTCGGGCGTTGACGGAAGGGCTGGCGGCGAATCGTATCGAATCGATCTACGGCATTATCAACGGGACGTCGAATTATATTCTCTCCCGGATGACGCGCGACGGGCACAGTTTCGACGCGGTTCTCAAAGATGCTCAGCAAGCCGGGTATGCGGAAGCAGATCCCACGTTCGATGTGGCCGGGATTGACTCGGCCCACAAGCTCGCCATTCTGGCGAATCTGGCTTTTGGAACGCCGATCAATTTCAAAGAGATCTACACCGAGGGGATTACCAATATCACGGAGCAGGACATCGCGTATGCGAGGGAGTTCGGATATACGATCAAGCTCTTGGGGATCGCCAAGCTCCATGACGGGGCCGTTGAAGCGCGGGTGCATCCGACCATGGTGCCGTCCGATTCTCCGATCGCCAAAGTCGAGGGCGTCTATAACGCGATCCATCTCGTCGGTGATGCTGTGGGCGACGTGATCCTGCATGGTCGGGGCGCAGGCTCCATGCCGACCGGCAGTGCGGTGGTGAGCGACGTCATTGCGATCGGGCGCAATCTGTTGAAGGGCGCTGCCGGGCGGGTTCCGCCGGCCTCGTTTCAGCAAGATCAGCGGCGGCCGATCCGTATCAAGCCCATGGAAGAAATCAGCTCACTCTACTATCTCCGATTTATGGTGCTGGATCGACCGGGTGTGTTGGCGCAGATTGCCGGAGAGCTTGGCCGTTGCGAGATCAGCATCTCGTCGATGCTCCAGCAGGGCCGTCGCGAAGGGCAGACGGTTCCGGTGGTCATCAAGACGCATATGGCGAAGGAGCGGGATGTGCAGAAGGCGATTCGTGAAATCAATCGCCAGGCCTTTATTTCTGAGCCGGCCACGCTGATCCGCGTGGAAGGGAAGGATGAGTAG
- the apgM gene encoding 2,3-bisphosphoglycerate-independent phosphoglycerate mutase, with the protein MKYLILHAGGLAGHAQDALGGRTPLQAAATPHLDRLARIGELGLVTIPAEGHRHGSGLNGTAILGYDPKKYYQGPGPLEAASLGVSVTEQDVVYRCTMVTVKPEGGKVGADIKKLSAHVVLDDATAGLIETEEARELIEAINEQLGSETMQFYPGTGHRHVMVWMKGKPRAVCVDPQSVRGHLIGDALPTGDGADILRELMETSHVILRDHPINKERLASGKNPANCIWLWGEGRAIPWPSLTERFHVTGAVVASSDVHRGVGLCAGLDASDSPGLGDEHFKAMTATVLDEFGKKDFVYVHASLSDEVVHGSDVNATVQAIEEFDRDLVGPILDGLAKKGSYRFLALCDHGEGMQGQAFAVFGEGPGKEGAAGGRRFTEMDAQASKAPVRDASKFVIKLFAKG; encoded by the coding sequence ATGAAGTATCTGATTCTCCATGCTGGCGGGTTAGCGGGTCATGCGCAGGATGCTCTGGGGGGGCGCACGCCGCTCCAGGCGGCTGCCACGCCTCATCTTGATCGATTGGCACGGATCGGCGAACTCGGGTTGGTCACGATTCCTGCGGAGGGGCATCGCCATGGCAGCGGGCTCAACGGGACGGCAATTCTCGGGTACGACCCCAAGAAATACTATCAAGGTCCCGGTCCGCTCGAGGCCGCCAGTCTCGGCGTATCCGTGACGGAGCAGGATGTGGTCTATCGTTGTACGATGGTCACGGTGAAGCCGGAAGGCGGAAAAGTCGGCGCCGACATCAAGAAGTTAAGCGCGCATGTCGTACTCGATGATGCGACGGCCGGCCTCATCGAAACGGAGGAGGCGCGTGAATTGATCGAGGCGATCAATGAGCAGCTCGGCTCTGAAACGATGCAGTTTTACCCCGGGACGGGCCATCGTCATGTCATGGTGTGGATGAAGGGCAAGCCACGGGCCGTGTGTGTGGATCCGCAGTCAGTGAGAGGCCATCTGATCGGGGATGCGCTCCCGACGGGGGACGGCGCCGATATTCTGAGAGAGTTGATGGAAACGTCGCATGTCATTCTGCGCGATCATCCCATCAATAAAGAACGGCTGGCTTCAGGGAAGAATCCGGCCAATTGTATCTGGCTATGGGGAGAGGGGCGGGCGATTCCATGGCCTAGCTTGACGGAACGATTTCACGTCACCGGTGCGGTTGTGGCCTCCAGCGACGTCCACCGTGGGGTTGGATTGTGCGCCGGGTTGGACGCGTCGGATTCTCCAGGGCTCGGGGATGAACACTTTAAGGCGATGACGGCGACGGTCCTTGATGAGTTCGGCAAGAAAGACTTTGTCTACGTCCATGCCTCCTTGTCCGATGAAGTGGTGCATGGCAGCGATGTGAATGCGACGGTGCAGGCCATTGAAGAGTTTGACCGGGACCTCGTCGGGCCGATCCTGGACGGGCTCGCAAAGAAAGGCTCGTATCGGTTTCTCGCGCTGTGTGACCATGGCGAAGGGATGCAGGGACAGGCGTTTGCGGTGTTTGGGGAGGGCCCCGGGAAGGAAGGGGCGGCAGGCGGTCGTCGATTTACCGAGATGGATGCGCAAGCCTCCAAGGCGCCGGTCCGTGACGCCAGTAAGTTTGTGATCAAGCTGTTTGCCAAAGGGTGA
- a CDS encoding NAD(P)H-hydrate dehydratase has translation MMLIVTAAQMQALDRRTIEEAGVPGTTLMERAGAGVVASLEHQLGALRGKVITIFCGKGNNGGDGFVVARLLHKQRAKVQVFTLAPATDLSGDAARMYRQLVRTAGKTVVKPFTSTGQIQTILGDSHAIIDALLGTGLAAPVTGRYAEAIDIINQAERLTVAVDLPSGIHADTGAVLGRAVKADLTVTFGLPKLGLFLNQGIDHAGRVEIVDIGIPPAYVDATESRIRLITAPFVQTALPPRRLSSHKGTFGHAGIIAGSVGKTGAAAMSAQAALRMGAGLVTVAIPASVNDVLEAKLLEVMTIPMPETKARTLSRAALDRLKDFIAARTAVAIGPGLSTHPETIELVQALVRQLDRPSVLDADALNALAGRAALFTECTIPPILTPHPGEMARLVTESSAQSVNGDRIGTAARFARERGCYLVLKGARTVIAGPDGRVAICPTGNPGMATAGTGDVLTGMIVGLLAQGVASWEAACAATYVHGLAGDLAAETIGQTSLIARDVIDHIPYALTNIGSA, from the coding sequence ATGATGCTCATCGTCACCGCCGCACAGATGCAGGCGCTGGATCGCCGGACGATCGAAGAAGCCGGCGTGCCCGGAACCACGTTGATGGAGCGGGCCGGAGCCGGTGTCGTCGCCAGCCTTGAGCACCAGCTGGGTGCCTTGCGCGGGAAAGTCATCACGATCTTCTGTGGGAAAGGCAATAACGGCGGCGACGGATTCGTCGTGGCGCGCTTGCTCCACAAGCAACGAGCCAAGGTGCAGGTGTTCACCCTGGCTCCGGCCACGGACCTGAGTGGCGACGCCGCGCGCATGTACCGGCAACTCGTCCGGACCGCCGGCAAGACTGTCGTGAAGCCATTTACTTCGACCGGTCAAATTCAGACGATACTCGGCGACAGCCACGCGATCATCGATGCGCTGCTCGGGACAGGCCTGGCCGCTCCGGTCACCGGCCGCTATGCGGAGGCGATTGACATCATCAATCAGGCAGAGCGCCTGACCGTGGCCGTGGATTTGCCCTCCGGTATCCATGCCGACACCGGCGCAGTGTTAGGCCGCGCCGTGAAGGCCGATCTGACGGTAACCTTCGGGCTGCCCAAGCTGGGTCTATTCCTGAATCAGGGCATCGATCACGCCGGACGGGTGGAGATTGTCGATATCGGTATTCCACCGGCCTATGTCGATGCCACGGAAAGCCGAATCCGCTTGATCACCGCCCCGTTTGTTCAGACCGCCTTACCTCCCCGCCGGCTCTCCAGCCACAAAGGCACCTTCGGCCATGCCGGCATCATCGCCGGCTCGGTCGGCAAGACCGGGGCCGCAGCGATGTCGGCACAGGCGGCTCTGCGAATGGGGGCAGGTCTGGTGACCGTGGCCATCCCGGCGAGCGTCAACGATGTCCTGGAAGCCAAGCTCTTGGAAGTCATGACGATCCCGATGCCCGAGACCAAGGCGCGCACCTTGTCCCGCGCCGCGTTGGATCGCCTGAAAGACTTCATCGCCGCAAGAACGGCGGTCGCGATCGGCCCCGGGCTCTCAACCCATCCGGAAACCATTGAGCTGGTGCAGGCACTCGTCCGGCAACTAGATCGACCGAGTGTCCTCGATGCCGATGCGTTGAACGCGCTGGCCGGTCGCGCCGCGCTCTTCACCGAGTGTACAATCCCCCCCATCCTGACGCCACATCCCGGCGAAATGGCCAGACTCGTGACCGAATCCTCGGCTCAATCGGTCAACGGGGACCGAATCGGTACGGCCGCACGTTTTGCCAGAGAACGCGGCTGCTACCTGGTGCTCAAAGGCGCCAGGACCGTGATTGCCGGACCTGACGGCAGGGTGGCCATTTGCCCGACCGGCAATCCCGGTATGGCCACCGCTGGAACCGGCGATGTCTTAACCGGTATGATCGTCGGACTACTCGCCCAGGGAGTCGCCTCATGGGAGGCCGCCTGTGCCGCAACCTATGTGCACGGACTCGCCGGAGATCTGGCCGCCGAGACAATAGGACAGACCAGCTTAATCGCCAGAGATGTCATTGACCATATTCCCTATGCGCTCACGAACATCGGCTCAGCGTAG